One window from the genome of Brettanomyces bruxellensis chromosome 2, complete sequence encodes:
- a CDS encoding uncharacterized protein (BUSCO:EOG09262XMN) → MPKRQKVVKDSFEYVRNRGMPFKFGAHVKTAGGIYNSVTHAMNIGGNSFALFLKSPRRWVSPPLKDEDVEKFKKMCEQYGYDTRKDILPHGSYFINLANPDKAKNKQSVDCFIDDLQRCEKLDIGMYNFHPGSSLGTDHDEAVKRLAENINYAISKTKFVKIVVENMAGHGNLIASTLDDLSTVLKLVEKKERLGFCIDTCHTFAAGYDISTERGWNTFWDEFDKKIGFEHLASMHLNDSKAPLGANKDRHERIGWGFLGLECFRLLANDDRMKGIPLVLEVPIEGKDDVSPYGDDIKLLEWLVGKKSDSAEFLKKVEELQKLGAPGRKEQLAKFEKKKKKEATTRKRKATGKNGDIASMLKRKKK, encoded by the coding sequence ATGCCAAAACGCCAAAAAGTCGTCAAGGACAGTTTTGAATATGTGCGGAACAGAGGTATGCCATTCAAATTTGGAGCACATGTCAAAACTGCCGGCGGAATATATAATTCAGTTACACACGCAATGAACATCGGAGGTAATTCGTTCGCCTTGTTCCTAAAGAGTCCAAGAAGATGGGTTTCTCCTCCTTTgaaagatgaggatgttgaaaaattcaagaaaatgtgCGAGCAGTACGGATACGATACAAGGAAAGACATACTTCCACACGGAtcatatttcatcaatcTAGCAAACCCAGACAAGGCAAAAAACAAGCAGTCGGTGGACTGCTTCATTGATGATTTACAACGGTGCGAGAAATTGGACATCGGCATGTATAATTTTCACCCAGGTTCATCTTTGGGTACTGATCATGATGAGGCAGTGAAAAGATTAGCAGAAAACATCAATTATGCAATAAGCAAGACCAAGTTTGTGAAGATTGTCGTTGAAAATATGGCAGGTCATGGCAATTTGATTGCGTCGACTCTGGACGATCTTTCTACAGTGCTGAAACtggtggaaaagaaggagagaCTTGGATTTTGTATCGATACATGCCATACGTTTGCGGCAGGGTACGATATTAGCACTGAAAGGGGCTGGAACACATTTTGGGACGAGTTCGACAAGAAAATCGGCTTTGAGCATCTTGCGTCGATGCATTTGAACGATTCGAAAGCTCCTTTAGGTGCAAATAAGGACCGTCATGAAAGAATAGGGTGGGGATTTCTAGGACTTGAATGTTTTAGATTACTTGCCAATGATGATCGGATGAAGGGCATTCCGCTTGTACTTGAAGTTCCTATTGAGGGTAAGGATGACGTGTCGCCTTACGGAGATGACATCAAACTTCTTGAGTGGCTTGTTGGCAAAAAGAGTGATTCTGCCgagtttttgaagaaagtggAGGAGTTGCAAAAGTTAGGAGCACCAGGACGAAAGGAACAGCTTGCgaagtttgaaaagaagaagaagaaggaagctACAaccagaaagagaaaggcTACGGGTAAGAATGGCGATATTGCAAGCATGctaaagaggaagaaaaaatag